The genomic window CAAAAAGAACAAAGCCCTGAATATTCAGGGCTTTGTTTATCAAAAAATAATTCGTTTCTTGATTTATTCCGTAGGAATGTCTCGTCGGTAGAATATGAAATTTGAATTGCGATAATACGTTCCGTAGGAACGTTTGATTAATTGATTCAGGTATGTTATTTCCGTAAATCAGATGTCTCTACAGGACATTATTGCAAAACGACAATATTTTTTTCTACCGAGATATTCCTACGGAATATTTTTAATCAATTACAATTCAAATATCTTATCCATTAAAATCCATTTTTGTCCTGGTTTTGCCCAAGGAAGTGCTTGCTGGAATTTCCACATCAAAGTTTCCCATTCCTGCACTTTTTCATTGGCAGCATCGGCTTTGTCTTTTTTCTCAAAAGAAAAATTCTCGTCGCCTTCGATGATCATGAAAAGTCTATTTCCTGTGCAATAAATATCCAAAACTAAAATTCCAGCATCTTGAATGCTTTTTTTTATCTCCGGCCAAATATTTTCATGCAGTTGTTTGTATTCTGCAATTAAATCTGCGTCGTCTTTTAAGTCTAGTGCAAGACAAAATTTTTGAGCTGCCATAAATTTTATTTTTGTTGATAAGCTACAGCAGTTTGTTTACTTGTGCCTAAACCTTCGATTCCTAATTCGATTACGTCACCTGCTTTAATGTAAATTGGATCTGGTTTGATTCCTAAACCAACTCCTGGAGGCGTTCCTGTACTGATAACATCGCCAGGAAGCAAGGTCATAAACTGACTTAGATAATGAACCAAGAATGGAATCTTAAAAATCAAGTTTGAAGTATTACTGTTTTGGAATGTTTTTCCGTTTACAGTAAGCCACATTTTTAGGTTATTTACGTCGCCCACTTCGTCTGGAGTTGCCATAATTGGTCCAAGAGGAGCAAAAGTATCAGAACCTTTTCCTTTTGCCCATTGCCCGCCGCGCTCGATCTGGAAAGCTCTTTCGCTGTAATCATTCAAAAGGCAGTATCCAGCGATATAATTTGGTGCATCTTCTTCAGAAACATAGCTAGCTTTTTTACCTACGACAAATGCCAATTCTACTTCCCAGTCTGTTTTTTCGCTGTTTTTTGGGATGATCAAATTATCATTTGGCCCGCATAAAGAAGTTGTAGATTTAAAGAAAATAATTGGTTCTTCTGGAATTGCAGCGCCAGTTTCTTCACAGTGATCTACATAGTTCAATCCGATGCAGATAATTTTTGAAGGACGTGCAACCGGCGAACCTAAACGTACTGAATCGCTCACTTCTGGTAAAGATGGATTGTTTTTTAAAGCTTCTTTTAATTTTGCTAATCCGTCATTTTCAAAAAAAGCTTCGTTATAATCTGTTACGATAGACGAAACATCATATCTTTTATCATTTAGTAAAACACCTGGTTTTTCCTTTCCTTCTTCTCCAAATCTAATAAGTTTCATATTTTAATTTTTTAGTAAAGTGTTTTTTCTGCCACGAATTCACGAATTTTTATAAATCATAATTTGTGAAATTCGCAGTTATTTTTTTGACGCAAATTTCACAGATTTTTTAATCCTTTTAATTCGTGAATTCGCGGCTATTTTTTCGCACAGATTTGAACTCTTTAATCTGTGGCTAATTTTTTTTTAGTTGTTTAATTTAATAAAACCTCCGTCAATTGGGTAATCTGAACCTGTTATAAAAGACGATTCGTCGCTGCATAAGAACAAAGCAAGTGTTGCGATTTCTTCAGGTTTTCCCATTCTTCCGATTGGTTGTGACTGAGATAATTTTTCGAAGATTTCTTCTTCTTTTCCAGGATAATTTTTAGCAATAAATCCGTCTACGAAAGGCGTATGAACTCGCGCAGGAGAAATAGAATTACATCTGATTTTATCATTTAAATAATCTTTTGCAACCGATAAAGTCATGGCCATAACCGCTCCTTTTGCAGTAGAATAAGCAAAACGATCCGGAATTCCAACCCAGCATGCAATAGAAGCTAAGTTTAAAATTACACCTCCGCCAGAACTTCTAAGTGCAGGAATCGATGCATGAAGACAGTTGTAAACACCTTTTACGTTTACATTCATGATACGGTCAAAATCAGATTCTGGAGTCGTGTCTACTTTTCCAACGTGAGCAATTCCGGCGTTGTTTACTAGAATATGAATATTTCCGATTTTCTCGAAAGTCGTTTTAACTTGTTCGTGGTTCGAAACGTCGCAGGCATGCGCGAAAACATTTCCGCCGTTTGATTTTATTTCTTCAACCGTTTCTTTTGCACTTTCTTCACTCAATTCTAAAATGTGAATTTCAGCTCCTTGTTTAGCAAATAAAACCGAAATCGCTCTTCCAATTCCGCTTCCGCCGCCCGTGATAATTGCTTTTTTATTTTGTAATGAAAACATTTGATATAAATTTTTATGAGTTGTTTTTAATAGTCTTTTACAAAGATACGCCGCGTTTCCACGGAATAAAATCATCTTGGTTTAATTGAACTGCTTTCGGAATAATTTCTCCGCTTGCCGCTTTGATGCAATATTCTAAAATCTCTTCGCCCATTTCTTCAATAGATTTTTCACCACTGATGATTGGCCCGCAGTCAATATCAATAATATCTTTCATTCTTGTTGCCAGAACAGAGTTTGTTGCGACTTTAATTACCGGACAAACTGGATTTCCTGTTGGAGTTCCCAATCCTGTAGTAAATAAAATTAAAGTTGCTCCAGAAGCCGCTTTTCCAGTTGTTGCTTCCACATCATTTCCTGGTGTACAAACCAAACTAAGACCTGGTTTTGTAACCAATTCGGTATAATCTAAAACATCAACAACAGGAGAAGTGCCGCCTTTTTTGGCCGCTCCAGCACTTTTGATAGCATCTGTAATTAAACCATCTTTGATGTTTCCTGGTGACGGATTCATATGAAATCCAGAACCAACTTTATGTGCCAGTTCATCATAAGATTCCATTAAATCTATGAATTTTTTGGCTTTATCTTCAGTAATACATCTGTCAATTAAATTCTGTTCGGCGCCGCATAATTCTGGGAATTCGGCCAAAAGAATTTTTCCGCCTAAAGCTACCACTAAATCAGAAGTATAACCCACAGCAGGATTTGCAGAAACACCGCTGAAACCATCGCTTCCGCCGCATTTTACACCAATGCATAAATCGCTCAAAGGCGCATCAGTTCTTTCGTATTTATTGATTTCGATTAAACCTTCAAATGTTTTTTTGATGGCATTAGTAATCAAAACTTCTTCGCTTTCTGTCTGCTGCTGTTCAAAAATAAACATCGGTTTGTCAAATTCTGGGTTTTGTCTTTTTACATCATTTACAAAATCCTGAACTTGTAAATGCTGGCATCCTAAACTCAAAAGTGTGATTCCGCCAACGTTTGGATGATTGGCATAAGAAGCCAATAAAGCGCTCAAAGTTGAAGCATCCTGACGAGTTCCACCGCAGCCGCCTTGGTGATTTAAGAATTTAATTCCGTCTACGTTTTCAAAAACACGTTTGTTTTTCGGAGTCGGATTTAATTCAATATTAATATCATTAATGTCATTTCCGTTCAAATAACCTTCCAGTAATTCGTGCGTAAATTGATTGTATTTGTCGGTTACAGCATACCCCAATTGCTTGTGTAATGCTTCTTTGATGACGTCAAGATTTCTGTTTTCACAAAAAACTGTCGGAACAAAAAGCCAGTAATTGGCCGTTCCAACACGTCCGTCTTTTCTTTTATAACCTTTAAAAGTTCTGTTTTCAAATTTAGAAACATCAGGCGCATTCCATTCGTAAGAAGCATTTCTGTAAGCGTAAGGATCTGCGGCATGTTTTAAGTTTTCGGTCGTCATTAAACTTCCTTTTGCCACATCACATTGTACTTTTCCCACCAAAACACCGTACATATTTACTTCTTCTCCCTGCTTCATGTCCTGCATGTAGAATTTATGTTTGGCTTTGATGAGGTCTTGTAAAACGTAAGTTTCGTTTTCAAAAAGAATGGTTTCTCCTTTTGGTAAGTCGGTTAAAGCTACCAGAACATTATCGTCTGGATGCAGTTTTACGACTAATTTTTTAGTTGTATCAAGCATTGTCTTGTTGTTTTTTTTCTTTTTTGTGTTGTCGTTTGCTGTAGTTAGGGAAGAAGTTAAGCACTTTGGTTTCACTAAAATTTGGGCAGTAAACGAAAAATAAAATTAGTTTTTTTAGCCTTTTGTTATTAGTCTAATATTATCCGTGTATAATCTTTAATTATCTTTGCAAGATGAAATTGGAACAAACCAAAATAGCGTCTTATCTCAATACAAAAGTGTCGGTATTAAATCGTATCGAGCCTTTTTTTCAAGCGCCTTTTCATTCGCATCCTGAATTGGAATTGGTGTATGTAAAAGAGAGTTACGGCAAGCGAATTATTGGAAATTCGGTCTTGCCATTTGAACCCGGTGACATGGTTTTTTTAGGTTCTGATATTCCGCACGTATGGCTGAATGACGAGAAATATTATCAGGGAATTGAAGATTTAAAAGCGAATTCGATTGTCGTATATTTTCATAAAGATATTTTTGGACCAACTTTTTACGAATTAAAAGAAACCCAAAAAATCAACGAACTCTTTTTTCAGGCTGGAAAAGGGATTTCGATTATCGGAAAAACCAATAAGCAGATTGCTAAAAAATTGGAGAAGCTAGTTTCAAAAAAAGACTTTGAGGTAATTGTCGGACTTTTTGAGATTTTGTCTATTCTTTCAGAAAGTCAGGATACTATTTATATCAATGACGAAATTTATTCTTTGATGCAGAAAGATTCAAAAGTAGATCGTCTTTCAGAAGTTTTTCAATATGTGAATAAAAATTACAAGAAGAATATTTCACTCGAAGAAATTGCCGCTGTCGCGAATATGACTCGGACTTCTTTTTGTAGAATGTTCAGAGTTAAAACGAAGAAAAATTTTGTGGATTATCTGCACGAAATCAGAATCTCGAATGCCTGTAAATTGCTGCTGGAAACCGATAAAAGTATGTCTGAAATTGCATACGAATGCGGTTATAAAACAGCTTCAAATTTTAATAAACTCTTCAAAAAAGTTAAAGGAATAACGCCATCTGATTTTAAAAATAATGCGAAGATGAGTTTTGCCACAGATTATAAAGATTAAAAAGAATTCTCTTTAGTTTGTCACCCTGAGCGAAGTCGAAGGGCGTTCCAATTGGACGTGGGCTTCTCCCGAAGCCTCGGGATCGCTCAGCCTGACAAAACTTGATGTAAAAATCCTTTTAATCTGTATAATCTGTGGCAAAAAAATATTTTAAATAGATCGATCTAAATGTGTATAACCACCATCAACATAAATAATCTGTCCAGTGGTATGACTTGATTTTTCAGACAACAAGAAAACTACCATATTAGCAATTTCTTCAGCTGTTGTCATCCTGTTTTCTAGCGGAATATTTTTTGTAATTGCGGCTAATTTTTCTTCTTTATTTTCAAAAGTATTAATCCATGTTTCGTAAAGCGGCGTGTAACATTCCGCTACAATTACAGCGTTTACACGAATGCTGTATTTCAGTAATTCTACCGCCCATTCTCTGGTTAAAGCATTTCTTCCACCGTTTGAAGCAGCATAAGCTGAGGTTCCGCCTTGACCTGTTTCGGCAGTTTTAGAACCAATGTTTACAATTGCTCCTTTTGATTCTTTCAAATACGGAAGCGCATGCTGTGCCATTAAATAGTAATGCACTAAATTTTTGTGAAGAGAAGCAGCAAAATCTTCATAATTTCCGTTCTCTAATCCTACGCCGTCATTAACGCCGGCATTATTTACCAATCCGTCAATTCTGCCAAATTTTGCGATTACGGCTTCAACGGCTTTTTTGCAGTCTTCGGGTTTTGTCAAATCGGCGGCAACTTGATGCGCTTCTTTTCCAATGGCTTTTAATTCTTCTACGGCTTTGATGTTGTCATTTTCGTTACGTCCAACGATAAACGGAATTGCATTTTCTTCGGCTAGAACTTTAACGATTCCTAAACCGATTCCTTTTGCGCCTCCAGTAACGATAATGATTTTTTGGGTTAATGATAACTGCATGATTTATATTTTAATTTAAATACTTTTAATTTTTGTACCACAGATTCAAAGGAGTAGGAGGATTTATGATTGTCACCCTGAGCGATCCCGAGGCTTCGGGAGAAGGGCGCTCCAATTGGACGTGGGCTTCTCCCGAAGCCTCGGGATCGCTCAGCATGACAAAAATAGAGATGAAAATCATTTTAATCCTTTGAATCTGTGGCTATTTTTTATTCAATAATATTCTTTAAAAATTTACAGCTGTTGTTCATAACAAACAACAGCTGTAAAAATAGAGAGAATTAGAACTGATAATTTATTACCAGAACTTCACATAAAGCGCGACAATAATCAATAATGTAATTACGATTAAGACTGTTGTCTGCGGTTTAACTTTAAACATTCCTGGTTCTGTTTCGAATGCTTTAGGGTTTACTTTTGGTCCGGCAAAACTCATCAAGATCATCACTAACATGGTGAAGAAGAATGATAATCCCATACAAATGTGGAACGGAATTTCGTAAGCTCCTTTTCCGTTAGGATATGCTGTGTATAACAGTGTATCAGGTCCAAATAATGCAGGAGCGTATTCGTTAAATAAAACTGACAATACGAATCCTAAAATTACACCCACGATTGCTGCAGATCCAGTAGTTCTTTTCCAGAACATACCAAGGAAGAACATAGCAAAAACTCCAGGGCTGATGAATCCAGTGTATTTTTGGATATATGTAAATCCGCCGACACCACCGATTCCTAAAACGTCATTCCAAGTAAATAGAACGGCTAAAAGCATTGCAGCAAAAACGGCAAGACGGCCAATATTTACCTGCTGCTTTTCTCCAGCTTCTTTTTGAATGTATTTTTTATGAATGTCTAATGTATAAATTGTAGAAATACTGTTTACTTTTCCAGCCAAAGAAGCTACAATGGCAGCCGTTAAAGCCGCAACAGAAAGTCCTTTTAATCCCGTTGGAAGGAATGTTAATATAGCAGAATAAGCTCCATCTTTTCCTCCAACTAGTTGAGGCAGTTGACCGTTTGTGTATAAAACGTAAGCAGCAATACCAGGAAGCATTACGATAAGAGGCATTAATAATTTTAGCATACCAGCAAATAAGATTCCTGTACGAGCAGTTTGTAAATCTGCTCCAAGTGCTCTCTGCGTAATGTATTGGTTACATCCCCAATAGTTTAAGTTGATAATCCAGATACCAGCAAGGTAAGACATCAAACCTGGGAAAGTCAAATATTTGTCAATTTCTAATTGAGAAGAAGCCGCAGTTGGTTTTGGAATAATCATTTTGAAATGCTCTGGCGCTTCTTTCATTAAAACTTTGAAACCAGCAATTGCATTTTCGCCAACACCAAAAGCTTGTCCAACCGTTGTTAAGGCGATGTAAGAAGTTACCAAACCTCCAATGATTAATACAGCAACTTGAATAACATCTGTGTAAGCCACAACTTTCATTCCTCCAAGAGAAATAAATAAAGCAAATACAGCCAGACCGATCATAATAGCATGAAGATATTCTCCACCAGCAAGACCGTTAATAGCAACTGCTCCTAAATATAAAATAGAAGTTAAGTTTACAAAAACGTACAAAAACAACCAGAAAACTGCCATAATCAAAGCAGTAGATTCGTTGTAACGTGTTTTTAAGAATTGCGGCATCGTGTAAATCTTGTTTTTAAGATATACAGGGATAAACCACACAGCTACAATAATAAGTGCAACAGCAGCAAGCCATTCGTAAGCGGCAACAGCGATTCCTAAAAAGAAACCTTCACCACTCATTCCGATGAATTGTTCTGCAGAGATGTTAGAAGCAATTAAAGAAGCTCCAATTGCCCACCAAGTTAAATTTCCTTCAGCCAAAAAGTAAGCTTTAGCATCTTGTTCGTCTTGTTTACGTTTACGATAAACGGTGTAACCGTAGACAGAGACTACGATAAAATAGATAATAAAAACCGCATAATCTGCGAAAGCGAGGTTTTGGTTCATTGTTAGTAGTATTTTAAATAATTATTATAGGTAAAGTTTGTTTATAAGTTGTAATTCGTTTTTGTGTTGTTTAATCTTGTTAAAAATGCAAGATGTGTTTTATTTCTGTTATTTTTTTATGAAAATAAAAGCAAAAGCCAAATGTAAAATAAAAAATTATAAATGAACCATCAGCAAATGTGTTTTTTACATTTATTGATGGAGTATTGTGTTAAAATTTCTTCTTTTCATCTTAGTACACCAACAATTTCTAAGCTTTTACGAGCGTTTTATAATGAACATCTGATAACTGTCTTAATATTTCAGCACTCTTTTCTGGTGTAATATCACGCTGCGATTCGCCTAACATTTCATATCCAACCATAAATTTTTTCACGGTTGCCGATCTTAACAGCGGTGGGTAAAAATGCATGTGAAAATGCCATTCAGGATGATCGAAACCATCTGTTGGAGACTGATGAATTCCTGAAGAATATGGAAAAGAAGTATTAAATAAATTGTCGTATTTAGTCGTTAATTGTTTTAAAATTTTAGCAAAAGCAGTACTTTCTTCAGCAGAAAAATCTGTGATTTTGTTGGCAGCTCTTTTACTCACAATCATAGTTTCGTAAGGCCAGATTGCCCAAAAAGGCACTAAAGCTACAAAGTGATCGTTCTCAATTACAATGCGCTCTCCAGTTCTCAATTCGGCCTGAACGTAATCTTCCAGTAATGTTCTTCTATTTTTATCGTAATATGATTTTAAACTGTTATGCGTTTTTTCAACCTGAGTTGGTAACGACGACTGTGCCCAGATTTGTCCGTGCGGATGCGGGTTGCTGCAGCCCATTACACTTCCTTTATTTTCAAAAATCTGAACGTGATTGATGTATTTTATATTTCCTAAATCGGTGTATTCTTTCTGCCAGGTTTTAATGATATTTTCAATTGCTGGAATTTCCATTTCTGGTAAAGTAAGATCGTGTCTTGGCGAAAAGCATACCACTCTCGAAATTCCCTGTTCTGGTTTTACTTTAAAGAAAGTATGTTTAATATCGTCCTCAAAAATAATTTCCTCCTGCTTCATCGCAGCAAAATCATTTTCAAAAACAAAACTGCTGTCGTAGACTGGATTAGTTTCTCCGTTGGCACGAACATTTCCCGGACATAAATAACAAGTAGGATCGTACTTTGGAAGTTCTTCTGTAGAAATAGTTTCGTTTTGTCCCTGCCAAGGGCGTTTTGCACGATGAGGTGAAACTAAGACCCATTCGTTGATTAAGGGATTGAAGCGTCTGTGAGGATCTTCGTTAATGTCAAAATTTTTCATTGTAGTGTGTTGTGGTATTAAAGTAGTGTTGTTCCGTTTGAGATTTTTACATCATAGAATTTTAATTCAATTCCAAATTTATCTAAATAAAGATTTGAAAACTTACGTTTTACCTCATTTTCTTGGCCTTTTTTAACTAAATTAATTGTACAACCTCCAAAACCTCCTCCCATAAGCCTAGAACCAATGATAGATTCGTCTTCTTTTGCAGTATCTACAAGGAAATCTAACTCTTCGCAGCTTACTTCGTATTCTTGCGACAATCCATAATGCGTTTCAAAAAGCAGTTCACCTAAATGTTCGATATTTCCTTTGTCCAAAGCTTCGCAGGCTTTTATGACACGATTAATTTCTTTAACCACAAAATGAACTCTGCTGAAAACTTTCTCAGTCATTTTATCCTTAAGACTTAAAACTTGTTCTTCTGAAGCATCTCTAAAACTTTTTACTTCTGGAAAATGACTTTTTATAATTGATAAACCTTCTTCGCATTCTATTCTTCTAGTATTATACTCGGAAGTAAAAAGCGAATGTTTGACATTAGAATCTAATAAAATCAATGAATAATCTTTAAAATCTGCATTGTGATATTCGAAATCTAAAGTGTTGCAGTCCAATTTTATCACTTTATTTTCAAGACCATGAACGCTTGAAAACTGATCCATAATACCGCAGTTAATACCTACCCAGTGTTCTGCTTTTTGGCCCAATAAAGAAATATCAACTTTTTCAATCTTTAAATCGAAAAGCGATTTGATTCCGAAAATCATGCCGCATTCTAAAGCTGCAGAAGATGATAATCCAGAACCAACTGGAATATTACTGCTGAAAACACAATTGAAACCTTCAAAAGAATATCCATTATCCTGCAATTGTTTGATTACGCCTCGAATATAATTAGTCCAAACTACATCGCTCAATTTTACTTCTTCCGTAAGGTCAATTTCAAATTCTTCATTCAAATCGACAGCAATTATCTTAGAAGTTTTAGTGTTGTTTTTTTCAAAAGCGAAACAAATTACTTTGTCAATTGCAGCTGGTAAAACATAACCGTCGTTGTAGTCGATATGTTCTCCAATAATATTAATTCTTCCTGGAGAAAGTACCGTTTTTTGAGGAGAAGACCCAAAAGATTTCTCAAAAAAAGCAACGGTGTTTTGTATTAAAATATCATTCATTATAAAAGTGAGTGTAATGGTGGTTTTTGAATTTAGTTAGTTCAAATTTTCAAATTTGTAAACTGTTTTTTGCGTATACTCTTCGCCTTTTCTCAAAACAGCATTTGGGAAATGGCTGTGATTGGGTGCATCTGGAAAATTCTGCGTTTCAAAACAAATACCGCTTTGCGCATTGTAATCAACATTTTCTTTTCCTTTTAATTTTCCGAAACAATTTCCTCCTACATATATATGTACACTCGGCTGATCGGTATAAACATCCATTCTCAATTTATTTTTTAAGCTGATTAACTGCGCCACGATTTCCGTTTTAGAATTGACCACAAAAGAATTGTCAATTGGAAACGGACAGTTTTTAGTATTTCTGAAATCAAAATCATGATTGGTTAAATCGGTATAATTTCCAGTTGGAATATTATCTGGATTGGTCTCCAGCATTTTATCCGATTTGATAAACATTTGCTGCTCTAAAACATTTCCATCATGTCCGTCAAGGTTAAAATAACTATGATGTGTCAAATTAATAACAGTATCTTCTGTAGAAACAGCTTTATATTCTAATTTTAATTCGTTTTCTTCAGTCAAAGTATAAGTCAAATAAACGGTCATTTCACCTGGGAAACCTTCGTCTATATGTTCGCTCAAAAGGCTAAAAGTAAGGGATGGATTTTCTCCAGAAATTACGCTTGCAACGTTCCAGATTTTTCTTCCAAATCCCATGTCACCGCCGTGAAGGGTATTTCCGTTATTGTTTTCATCAAGCTTAAAATCGATGCCATTTAGACTAAAAGAAGCTTTATGAATACGTCCTGCATAACGGCCGACAGTAGTTCCAAAATAAGGAGCGCTTGGTAAATTATAAGATTCTAAGTAAGATTCCAGATTATCAAAACCTAAAACCACATCTATCGACTTTCCATTTAAAGGAATTTGGATTGAAGTTACTGTTGCGCCATAGTTGATGACCTGAACTTTCATTCCGTTTTTGTTAGTCAATTCAAAAGAATAAATTTCTTCTTTATTGGGCATTAAACCAAACAATTTGCAATTATGAGTCTCCTTTAAATGCGATATGTGTTTTATTTCCATATAATTTTTACCAAAAATGAAATCCAAAAATAGAAACATTCTTTATCTTTGCATACCAGTACCTACCAGTTTTTAATATTAATAGTCAAAATGACTTTATTGTGAACATTATTTCAATTCAAAATAATATTGGACTTCCAAAATATAAGCAGATTATTCTTTCAATAGAAAAAGCGATTGAAGAGGGCAATTTGAAAAAAGGCGATCGTCTTCCATCTGTCAATAAAGTCTGTTTGGGCTTTTCTTTATCGCGCGATACAGTGCTTCTTGCTTATGACGAATTGAAGAAAAGAGGAATTATTTATGCTATTCCTGGAAAAGGCTATTACGTGAAAAGTGTTGAAATCACTATTACTCAGAAGGTTTTCCTGCTTTTTGACGAGCTTAATATTTTTAAAGAAGATATTTATAATTCGTTTCTAAAAAATATTGGTAAAAATGTTCAGGTTGATATTTTCTTTCATCATTTTAATGTTCAGGTTTTCAAAAAACTGATAAATGACAGCAACGGAAATTATACAAAATATATAATCATGCCGACGAACTTAAACGATATAGTCGATACGATAAAAACCCTACCAGTAAGCGATGTAATTATTTTGGATCAGACCAATCCAGAGTTAAAAATGTTTCCTGCTATTTATCAAAATCACCAAAAAGATATTTTTGATGGATTGCTGAAAGCCAAAAAAAGATTGGAAAAATATAAAAAGCTGATATTAATTTTCCCAGGTTTTAGAGAACCGCCGGGAATGAAACTTGGTTTTGAATCTTTCTGTCAGGAATACAATTATGATTATGAAATTATTTCAGATTTCAGCAATCAATCTATTGCATTAGGAGATTTGTATATTATTCCGCACGACCGAGATTTGCTTTTGGTTATAGAGAATGCCCTAAATCGAAACCTAAAATTAGGAGAAGATTTTGGAATTATATCCTATAATGAAACAGCTCTGAAGAAAATCGCTGCCAACGGAATTACAACCATTTCAACCAATTTTGAATTGATGGGAAAAATTCTGGCCGATATGGTTTTGAAAGGAACAAAAGAGCAGATCGAAAATAGATCTGCTCTTATAGTTAGGAATTCTTTATAGCGCCGTTTCAGTTATAAATTCAGCACAAAATCATTAAGTAATTTTTCTTCGTATTTCTCTTTATTAAAGGTGTATAAATAAGAACCTTTTCGAGAAGACTGCATATCTTTTTCGTCTAATTTATTTAAGATTTCCAAAGAATTAATTTTACTAATGAAGTTTCTTTTGTCCAGTTCTTTGCTCAAAATCGCTTCATACAATTCTAAAAGCTGACGCATGGTAAATTTCTCAGGAAGTAATTCAAAACCAATTGGCTTTACAGAAGTTTTGTAACGAAGTCTCTTAATGGCGTTTTGAACCATTTCGTTATGGTCAAAAATTAAATTTGGCGCATCATTAATTGGAAACCATTCTGCGTGATAATTTTTAATTAATTCAGCATTGTGGTTTTCAATATTAATTAAAGCAAAATAAGAAACCGAAATAGTTCTTTCTACAGGATCACGATCGATTTCGCTGTAAGCATACAACTGCTCCATATAAATATCATTAAGACCAGTATAGGTATTTAATATTCGGATAGCTGCAGCATCTAAAACTTCGTCACGTTTTAAAAATCCTCCAATCAAAGACCATTTTCCTTTCTCGGGTTCGAAATCTCTCTTGATTAAAAGTATTTTCAGACCCTCATTATCGAATCCGAAAATGATGCAGTCAACCGCCAGTAAAACTTTATCGGCAGAACTATAACTATTTAACATATGTAATTAATTTGGACGGTAAATATATAAACTTCTTAAAACGTTTCATAATTTATTAATGTTGATTTTACACTTATGTTAAAACAGCGCGAATAAGAAGTTATGTTACTCGATATTACTTCTAAAGAAAACCAGATTTTTACTTCTTAATCTTCTCAATTTCAAATCAAAATAACGAGTCAAATGTAGAAACATTTTTAAAACAGATCGGTACCCGAAAAATTATTTCATTTTCAAAATTCAAAAAAGAGAATCGTTGTTATCAAACAGATGGTCTTTGTATTTTTTTGTCAATTTTTCAGATTCTTAACTTTTTATTTGTCTGCCTATCTTTTTCCTCAATCCTTTAACGATGCTCATTTCAGAAGCAAAATTATGAAATCTGTTTTTTGCAACCAGTTGTTTTGATAATTTTATTTTTTTATGAGAGTTATTTTTGTTTAAATTTACAAATGTTAAACAAACACTTATAAAAACAAAACTAACATTTTAGAATCCGCAGCCAC from Flavobacterium fluviale includes these protein-coding regions:
- a CDS encoding sodium/sugar symporter, producing MNQNLAFADYAVFIIYFIVVSVYGYTVYRKRKQDEQDAKAYFLAEGNLTWWAIGASLIASNISAEQFIGMSGEGFFLGIAVAAYEWLAAVALIIVAVWFIPVYLKNKIYTMPQFLKTRYNESTALIMAVFWLFLYVFVNLTSILYLGAVAINGLAGGEYLHAIMIGLAVFALFISLGGMKVVAYTDVIQVAVLIIGGLVTSYIALTTVGQAFGVGENAIAGFKVLMKEAPEHFKMIIPKPTAASSQLEIDKYLTFPGLMSYLAGIWIINLNYWGCNQYITQRALGADLQTARTGILFAGMLKLLMPLIVMLPGIAAYVLYTNGQLPQLVGGKDGAYSAILTFLPTGLKGLSVAALTAAIVASLAGKVNSISTIYTLDIHKKYIQKEAGEKQQVNIGRLAVFAAMLLAVLFTWNDVLGIGGVGGFTYIQKYTGFISPGVFAMFFLGMFWKRTTGSAAIVGVILGFVLSVLFNEYAPALFGPDTLLYTAYPNGKGAYEIPFHICMGLSFFFTMLVMILMSFAGPKVNPKAFETEPGMFKVKPQTTVLIVITLLIIVALYVKFW
- a CDS encoding UDP-glucose--hexose-1-phosphate uridylyltransferase, which translates into the protein MKNFDINEDPHRRFNPLINEWVLVSPHRAKRPWQGQNETISTEELPKYDPTCYLCPGNVRANGETNPVYDSSFVFENDFAAMKQEEIIFEDDIKHTFFKVKPEQGISRVVCFSPRHDLTLPEMEIPAIENIIKTWQKEYTDLGNIKYINHVQIFENKGSVMGCSNPHPHGQIWAQSSLPTQVEKTHNSLKSYYDKNRRTLLEDYVQAELRTGERIVIENDHFVALVPFWAIWPYETMIVSKRAANKITDFSAEESTAFAKILKQLTTKYDNLFNTSFPYSSGIHQSPTDGFDHPEWHFHMHFYPPLLRSATVKKFMVGYEMLGESQRDITPEKSAEILRQLSDVHYKTLVKA
- the galK gene encoding galactokinase → MNDILIQNTVAFFEKSFGSSPQKTVLSPGRINIIGEHIDYNDGYVLPAAIDKVICFAFEKNNTKTSKIIAVDLNEEFEIDLTEEVKLSDVVWTNYIRGVIKQLQDNGYSFEGFNCVFSSNIPVGSGLSSSAALECGMIFGIKSLFDLKIEKVDISLLGQKAEHWVGINCGIMDQFSSVHGLENKVIKLDCNTLDFEYHNADFKDYSLILLDSNVKHSLFTSEYNTRRIECEEGLSIIKSHFPEVKSFRDASEEQVLSLKDKMTEKVFSRVHFVVKEINRVIKACEALDKGNIEHLGELLFETHYGLSQEYEVSCEELDFLVDTAKEDESIIGSRLMGGGFGGCTINLVKKGQENEVKRKFSNLYLDKFGIELKFYDVKISNGTTLL
- a CDS encoding aldose epimerase family protein; protein product: MEIKHISHLKETHNCKLFGLMPNKEEIYSFELTNKNGMKVQVINYGATVTSIQIPLNGKSIDVVLGFDNLESYLESYNLPSAPYFGTTVGRYAGRIHKASFSLNGIDFKLDENNNGNTLHGGDMGFGRKIWNVASVISGENPSLTFSLLSEHIDEGFPGEMTVYLTYTLTEENELKLEYKAVSTEDTVINLTHHSYFNLDGHDGNVLEQQMFIKSDKMLETNPDNIPTGNYTDLTNHDFDFRNTKNCPFPIDNSFVVNSKTEIVAQLISLKNKLRMDVYTDQPSVHIYVGGNCFGKLKGKENVDYNAQSGICFETQNFPDAPNHSHFPNAVLRKGEEYTQKTVYKFENLN